In the Thermoplasmata archaeon genome, CAGGTTGTCGAGGGCATTAATAACTGGAATCGTTGCATTCTTCGCCAGTTCCACAACCATATTATGGTCAAATGCGCGATAGACAACTGCGTCCACATACCTTGAGAGCACCTTGGCGGTATCTGCAATGGTCTCTCCTCTGCCAAGCTGCATGTCCTTTGGGCTGAGATAGAGTGCATGTCCACCCAGTTGGGTTATGCCCACTTCGAAAGAAACTCTCGTTCTGGTGCTTGGCTTCTCAAATATCATTCCGATGCTTCTGTTTTTCAACGGCTCCAGAATCTCTCTGTTTTTCAGCTTTGCTTTCAGCGTAATCGCTTCATCAATCAATTCCAGCAGATAATCCTCCATATCTAACACAGAAATCAGGTCTTTCTTCATGGCTATCACCTGAATACCCAAAATCGAAAAGGAGATATATAACTTTCCAAACGCTCACTTCTTCCACTCTGGCACCACATTCCCGTAGTCATCAGCAATCTTTCTGGTTTCGAAGCGGTCGCAATTCTCACAGTAAAGTGTGTTCTCTTTCAAATTCGGCTTGCGAATAAGTGGGCGTCTGCACCGCACGCAGTATGCCTTTATCACACCCAAATGTGGTTCGTTGATGTAAAGCTGAATTGTAGGTTCTGATTGGAGCACGCCTGCTCTCAAAATATCTCCAATTCTGAGCACTGATGTGATGTTATCAACATACTTTGGTGAAATCTTTGAGATGTGGATTGCCCCCTGAGTGGTACCAGCAATATCTCGCACTTTGCTATCTACTGAGATCACATCCACAATCGCCATCGCCTGCTTCAAGTCCTCAACTACACAGTAAACTGTGCTATGCTTCCTGATTATTGCTGGAGGATTTATTGGTTCCACCTCAACTCTTCTCTCGTTTTCGTCTACCTTCAAAAAACCTAAAACACTAGCAATGATTTTCCCATCCTTCTCAAATGTTCCATTTCCAGCAATGTATTCTTCAGTGGTCCCTATTTCCTCGCCTGGAATTATTACTCCTTTGTACATCCTTTCAACCTCTCTGCTCTGAATAGTATCACTTCAAATTTAACTTCCTGTTTCCTGTGAAATGCATAGGTGCGTCTTATTGGGAACGCATACCTTTCCTTGTGCGTTACTCTACAATCTCTCCTCAAAAATTCCTGTTCTATAAACCTTTCTGTGTCAGCGTGGTGGATGGAGTAAACAACATTTCCTATTTCTGCTGCTTTCTTAACGAAAGGCAGGTCAGCATGTCGATTCTGGCACCCGAAAGGAGGGTTTTGAATTACAGTGTCATAGCTTCCTTTTACATCTTCCACATCTATACAGAAAAATTCTGTGTTTACACCAAGTTTCGCAGCATTCTCCCTCGCCCTTTCTACTGCATGTGCATCTGTGTCAATTCCTACACTCTTTTTCGCACCTAGAATGGCAGCACCAATTGCAAAAATTCCATTACCACAACCGAGGTCAATCACGCTCTTTCCCTCTATGTCGCCAAGGTTGTAAGCGATGTAGAGAATCTCTGCAGCAATTTCTGGAGGAGTAGAATATTGCTCTAGAGAAATATCTGGTGTTTCTAGATTTTCCAATTTAGACAGCAAGATTTCAAGCTTTTTTTTTCGCATAAAACAAAAAATTAAGGAAAAATATTAGTAACTTACATCGGTGGCATACCACCAGGCATGCCTCCAGCACCGCCACCTCCCTTTGGTGGCTCCGACTTCTTGGAAGCAATGATGTCGTCAATTCTCAGTATCATCACTGCGGACTCTGTCGCAGAATGGATGGCTTGGGTTTTCACACGCACTGGTTCAATCACATTTAGCTTCATCATGTCCGCAACCTTCCCAGAGAGCACATCGACACCCATTGTCTTGCTCCCCTTCTTTCCTTCGTGTGCCGCCCTGAGTTCTATGAGTATGTTGATTGCATCCAGCCCTGCATTTTCTGCAAGTGCCCAGGGCACGACCTCGAGCGCCCTTGCAAATGCCTCCACTGCAAGCTGCTCTCTTCCGCTCACCTTGGGTGCGAAATCTCTGAGATGTAGCGCCAGTTCAATTTCTGGTGAGCCTCCACCTGTCACTGCCATACCATCTTCAAGTGCCACACCGACAACCCTTATTGCATCATTCAATGAGCGTTCAATCTCGGCAACCACATGCTCGGTGCCACCTCTGATAAGTATGGAGACGGACCTAGGATTCTTGCATCCTGTAACAAAGGTCATCTTTGAGTCTCCGATTTTCTTCTCTTCCACGAGAGAGGCAGTGCCGAGGTCGTTTTCTGTGAGATCATCAAGTGCGGTCACGATTCTCGCACCAGTGGCTCTTGCAAGTTTCACCATGTCTGACTCCTTCATCTGTTTGATTGCAAAAATACCTTCCTTTGCCATGAAGTGCAAAGCCACATCATCAATGCCTTTCTGGCAGAAGACCACATTTGCACCACTCTTCTTTATCATGTCCACCTTTCTCTTGAGGGCGTTCTGCTCCTCGTCAATGAACATCTGAAGTTTTGCGGGATCTCTTATCTGAATGTGGGTATCAAACTCGCCCTTCTTTATTTCAAGTGCTGAATTTATGAGTGCAATCTTCGCATCCTTCACAATGTTTGGCATCTTTGGATGGGCTCTCTCTTTGTCGATCAGCACGCCATCGATCAAGGAAGTATCCTCTACACTTCCACCATGCTTCTTCTCAATTTTTATGTGTCCTGGATCAAAGGTAATCTTGCCGTCCTTCTTGCTTATCACTGCCTTTACTGCTTTAACTGCAATCTCTGCTAGTTTCTCTCTCGCCAGCCCCACACCCTTGCTGTTCATTGCTGTGATTGCAATTTTCTTTAGCATCTCGTCGTCCTCTGGTTTTACCTCAAAAGCAATCTTCTCCTTCAATGCTTTTATTGCTTCCTCTGCTGCAATGTTAAACCCCTTAGCAATCACGGTAGGATGCACATTCTGGTCAAGGAGTTCCTCTGCCTTTTTCAACAGCTCGCCAGTGAGTATCACAGCGGTTGTGGTGCCGTCGCCACACTGCTGGTCCTGGGTTTTTGCAACCTCAACCAGCATCTTAGCTGCGGGATGCTCTACATCTATCTCCTTGAGAATTGTCACACCGTCATTGGTAATCACAACATCTCCAAGGCTATCTACAAGCATCTTGTCCATTCCTCTGGGTCCAAGTGTGGTTCTCACTGCATCAGCCACTGCCTTTGCTGCTGCGATGTTATTGTAAACAGCGCCCTTTCCTCTTTCCCGGCTCGTGCCTTCCTTCAGAATAATTACAGGTGTACCTTGCCCTATCATATCTATCACCTAAAATTGGTATAAAAGTTCTTCTATATAAAGATTTCTGTTGAAATGCTGGCTTCTATCTGGCCACTTTAAAAAATTTTGTCAACCTTCAACCTTAAATACCGCTCTTCCTATTTCCTAGTGATGCAAAGAATCAAGATTGCACCTTCCATCCTTTCTGCTGATGCTGCTAGAATGGGAGAGGTGCTCTCCATGCTTGACCGCTGCGATGAGGTTGATTTGCTGCACATAGACATCATGGATGGGCATTTTGTTCCAAACTTAACTTTTGGGCCACATGTGGTAAAAGCGATCCGAAAATACACTACAAAGGAATTTTATGTCCATCTGATGCTCACAAACCCCTCCACCTTCATAAAACCATTTGCAGAGGCAGGAGCCAATCTCATTTCAGTGCATGTGGAATGTCAGGAAAATCTCAATACATTGATTGATAAAATCAAGGACTCTGGCGTCAAAGCAGGGATTGCACTCAACCCGAACACCACTGCCCATGTGATTGAGCCCTACATCAAAAGTGTGGATGAGATTATCGTGATGTCCGTTTATCCTGGTTTTGGTGGCCAGAAATTCATTGAGAGTGTGCTTCCGAAAATAAGGGAGATACAGGGAATTGTGGAAAAAACTGGTCGGGAAGTTGACATTGCTGTTGATGGTGGGATTAACGCAAGTACTGCATTGCCTGCGGTCAAGAATGGTGCAAATCTGCTTGTTTCAGGCAATGGGATTTTTGTTGATGGGCATCCAGACCTGAACAAGATTCGTGAGTTGAGAAAAATTGCAGAGGGAGTTAGATGAATTTCATTGAGCTCGCCCAGCTCTTTGAAAAGATTGAGGAAACAACAAAGCGGCTGGAGATTACTGATTTGCTGAGTGCATTGCTCAAGCAGCTTTCACCAGAAGAAATTGATAAGGTCTGCTATCTCCTGCTCGGAAGAATCTATCCTGACTTTGTGGGTATTGAGGTGGGCGTGGCTGAAGCATTGCTGCTCCGTGCACTTTCGCTCGCTGCGGGTATCAAATCACAGGTTATAGAAGAAACAGTGAAAAAAACAGGGGACATCGGGAAATGCGCTGAGGAAGTGGTCCGGCAAAAAAAACAGGCATCGCTTTTTAGGGAAACGCTCACAGTTGAAAAGGTCTATGCCTCGCTTTGCAAAATTGCGGAGAGCACTGGTTCTGGCTCCCAGGAACTGAAGCTTAAACTGATTGCTGAGTTATTCCATGATGCAGAGCCACTGGAAGCAAGATATATCGCAAGAATTCTAGCAGGGAGCTTGAGATTGGGAGTTGCGGAAAGCACAATTCTGGATGCACTTGCTGTTGCGTTCATACCTGAGATGGAAAAGGAAGAAGCAAGGGAGTTGCTGGAGGAAAAATACAATGTTTGCTCAGACATCGGGCTTGTGGCTAAAACAATTTCATCCAGAGGAATAGAAGGGTTAAATAAGATAGGGCTCAAGATTGGCGTGCCCATCAGGGCGATGCTGGCTGAAAGGGCTGCGAGTATTGAGGAGATTTTTGCAAGGCATGGGCAGAGCTTTGCCGCAGAATACAAATACGATGGATTAAGAATCCAGGCACACATAAGCAACAATAGGGAAATCAAGTTGTTCTCAAGAAGGTTAGAGGACCTCACCACCCAGTTCCCTGATGTGATTGCGCATCTGAAGGCGAGTTTTAAAGGCACTGATGGAATCTTCGAGGGCGAATGCGTTCCTGTTGACTCAGCCACCGAAGAAATGCTTCCATTCCAGGAAATTTCAAGGAGGCGGGGGAGAAAACATGCAATTGAGGAAACAATGGAGGAAATTCCTGTTTGTCTTTTCCTTTTTGACTGCCTCTTTCTGAATGGAAAGGAACACATAAAGGATGATTATCTAACAAGACGAAAAGCCCTTGAATCTGCTTTCAGGCGGAGTGAGCGAATCAAGTTTTCCACAATGAAGATTGTTGATTCTAAAGAGAAGTGCGAGGAATTTTTTAACGAAGCAATTGGTGCAGGGTGCGAGGGAATAATGGCAAAATCAATCGCGACGGAGAGCATTTACAAACCAGGCAAGCGTGGCTTCCTCTGGCTGAAATACAAGCGAGAGTATAAATCAGAACTCACAGACACACTTGACCTTGTTGTGCTCGGTGCATTTGCAGGCAGGGGCAGAAGGGCAGGCACCTATGGGGCTTTGCTCACAGGGGTTTACAACGAGAAAACAGAGAAATTTGAGACAGTGTGCAAGCTTGGGACTGGGTTCGACGACGACACGCTCAGTAAGATGCCGGAAATTTTCAGCAAGTTTGTTTCAAAAACCAAGCCAGAAAATGTGGTCTCAAAGATAGAGCCAGATTTCTGGTTTTATCCCGCAATTATCCTTGAGGTAAGAGGTGCAGAACTCACATTGAGTCCAGTGCACACATGTGCCTATAATGAAGTGAAAAAAGGGGCAGGCATCGCTGTCCGTTTTCCCAGATTCACTGGCAGATGGAGAGATGACAAAAAAGCCACTGACGCAACAACAACTGCTGAGATTGTTGAGATGTATAGAAAACAATTGAAAAAGGTTGAGGATTGAGTTCAGCCGAAGAGCGCACCCAATCCTGCAGCCACATCTTCTTCTTTTGGCTTCTCTTCCTTCTTTTCCTCTTTCTTTTCTTCTTTCTTCTCTTCCTTCTTTTCTCCGCCTGCAGCAGGTGCAGCAACTGCAGCCACTGGCATCGCACTGGCACTTTCCAGCACCTTTGCGATGTCCACACCTTCCAGTGATGCAGTCAATGCCTTTATCTTTGCCATATCTGGCTCTGCACCAGCGGCTTTGATCACATTCGCAATGTTCTCTTCGCTTATCTGCTTTCCCAGAGCATGTAGCAGCAATGCGCTATATACATATTCCATTTTCATTACCTCCTTCTATTTTCAGCCAAACAATGAGCTTAAACCTGCAGCCACATCTTCCTCTTTCGGCTTCTCCTCTTTCTTTTCTTCCTCTACCTTCTTCTCTTTCTGTTCTGTCTGAGGTGTCTGTGGCCTGGATGTTTGAGCGATAACATTCTTCACCGCATCTCCCGCTGCCTCAGGTGCAACCGCAGCAATTGCCAGCATGTCCATGTAGGCCTTTCTTATCAGATGCTCGATTGCACCTTTCGCTGGATAGCCCGTCTTCACAACAAGGGCTATTCCTTCTCTGAAGCCCTTTCCAAGGAGCGGTCGCACTGTTTCCTTTGTAATGTAGCTAATCTTGAGAGCAAGTTGCTGGGCATTGAGTGAACCACGAACAAACTGCCCGAGAATTTCTTCCTGCGAAACAGTGAGGGCATCCTTTGGATAGACGAACCCATCTTCAAATACTGCCTGAAGGTCAAGCCCAAGTGTGATTGGAGTTATCCCGAGTTTTGTGAGTAGCTGAGCCTGGTCTTTTGTGATGACATCGCCTGCCTTCACAAGGACCTTGTCCTTCTTTATCACTACTTTTCCGCCCTCAATTGCAGCGGCCAGCCCTGCCTTCTGAAGTTCAGACACAATAGGGCCAGGTTTAAATGGGGTCTCCATTGCTTTTATTATTATGTCCTCTGGTGCGATTTCACCGCCCCTCGCAGGCGCCTTGGTTTTTGTCGCTTCCAGCGACTTGTAAAGCTTGAATGGATTTTCATTTGAAACAATCAACGCACTCTGGGTGCGAATATACTCTGAAAGTTTGGAAATGTTCGGTTTTCCAGTTTTTTCAAGGGCTCTTGAAATTATTGCATTTCTAGTCACAATTATCTCTGCCTTTCCTCTCAAATTCTTTCTCATTTGCTGGAGCTGTGGAGAAGGCAAACCAGATATGTTAACAATTCCTACAACCTTATTTGCCAGAATTTTATTTTTAAGTTCTTCAACCTTTTCCAGCTTCCATTTTGCTACATGTGCCATTAGTTTCACCTCACATCAGTTTGTATGCAGGGCCCATTGTGGTCTTGATGTAAACTGCACCAAGGTTAGTTTTGCCTTTTTCAAGCTTCGAAACAATTCTGTTCATCACTGCCTCAATGTTTTCCGCAATTTCCTCTGGCTTCATCTCCCGGCTACCCACAACCACATGGAATGTGGGCTTGTCCTTTGTCTTCACCTTCACAGTTCTTCTCAAATTTTGAATCACAGGGCCTGGGTCTGCAGCAGGTGGCAAAGGCCTTGGCATTTTGCCTCTCGGAGCGAGAATGGGTCCAAGGCGTTTACCGATTGTAATCATTAGCGGTGCCTCTGCAATGAAAAATGTAATTTCAGATGCGAGTTTTCTTGCAGCCCTTTTGTTGGAAGCAATTGTTTCAATTTCCTCTGGTGTAATAACTTTGTCTGCCTTTGCATTTTTGGCTTTGAGGGCGAATTCACCAGTTCCAAAAACACCAATCTTAATCTCCTTCCCTCTTCCCTTCGGTAGAATTATGTCCTCATCGATCTTGTTTTTTTGGTTCTTCAAATCAACATTTTTCAGGTTAATGGCTAGCTCTACACTTTCTAGAAACTTCCGTTTGGGTGACTCTTCTAGCACTTTCTTTACCACTTCTACGATTTCTGGATCTGGCAACTTTATCACCTACCCTGTAGTGGCTTCGAGGATTTTCCTCTTCTACATGGGCAACCCTCTCAAATGGTACATGGATATAAACATTTCCACGGAATCTTTTCAAGCTTCGCCTCAAATGGTTTCATCTAAAAAAAGGTATCCCAGTTCTGTGGGTCGTAAGAGACCCTTAGGCACAGGTAATGAAGAAAGAACTAGAAAGAACTATACAGATAAGAGAGTCAGCCCTCATGGTACCCTAGGGTGCACACTCCATTAATATGTTGTGCTCATGTCCAGAATGCCAAGCTTTCTCGCCACTGTATCTGCAAATCTGAAAACCAGGTAAGCAATGAAGAAATATAGACACGAAAGCAGAGTAAGGTAGATGCAGAGTTCTGGCAGGGAAAAAGCAGACATGAATGCATCTGGCTCATAGCCAAGCACTGCAATCCTGATTATTGAGAACCAGTAGGTGGTAGGAAAAGCGAGAGCAATCTGCTGTGCCCATCCTGGCAGTATTGCCACAGGGAAAACAACACCACTTGCCAGATAAAAAATTCCTGCGAATGCTTCCCCTATGGCCCCACCATGTCTAGCGGTGAGCAAATTGATACCACTGATAATCAAGGCAGTACCGACAATGAAAACAAAGCCGAGCAACAGGGCAAAGCCAAGGAGAAGGAGATTGAAGTGATATTCTAGCTTGAACACAAGACCCAGGAGGAGGAGAACAAGCATCGGCACAATTGAAAGTCCATAGCGGGTTATACTTCTCCCGATCAGATATCTGAAGTATGGTGTTGGGGAGATGTAGAGGTAGCGAAGCGTGGAATAGTGTTCTCTGTCATCATGCACAATCCAGCCGATTGAAAAGAGCGTTTGGGCAAGAATCATGTAGAATGCATTGCCCACATACATGAATGCCAGGCTGTTTCCAGTCCAACTGCCAGCAACCACATAAAACATGGCTACAAGGAGAAGGGCTGCACCCACTGGCTTGAAAATGTTGTAAATTGCGAAAATGAAAGGAGATGTCCAGTTTGACTCAATCTGGAATTCAAGCCACATTGCTGTCTTTAATTCAGCTTTTGTGTTCATCACTGCCACCTCATCGTGAGCGTGCCCTTCACCTTCCCCAAATACTCTATCCTGTCTAAAGCATACTTTGCAGCAATTATGAAGACCACTGAGAGCACAGCAAGAAGCGCCAGTTCAATCCATGGATTCAGAAAGCCCCAGGGAATACTCTCTGGAAACAGAATCTGCCGCATGGCATCAAGCCCCAGTGTGAGGGGAATGACTGATGCTGCAGCAGCCACAAAAGTTCCGAGGGCTTTTACAGGAAAATACTGGCCTGATAGAAAGTAAACTGGCTCCTGGAGAATGTTGTTCAGATACCATGCCTCCCTGCCCCACATCAAGTAGAGTGAGGCGAAGAGCATTCCCATTCCATAGAGGGCAAGAAGTGCCACAACAAACACCAGAAAAAGAAGAATTGGAGAAGAGATTACGAACTTCACATTGAAAACGAAAATCCCAACCATCAGAATTGCAGTAGCTCTCAGTGTGGTAGAAACAATCGCTCCAAAGGCCATCCCTGCCAGTATGGACATTTTTGACATCGGCGCAGCAAGATAAAGCTGGAGATTTGCTGTCTCCTTTTCCCAGTAAAGCTGGGCAGCCATACTCCATAATACATTGAGCCAGTATGTAGTCATAACTCCGCCAAGCACCACAAATCCTTCATACATCGCAGGGGCATTCAAACTCCTGTAAACATAGATAAAAGCAGAGATGCTGAGAAGCGGAAGCACAGTTTCCCAGAAAATCCAGGAAGGTTCACGGGTTAAGCCGACTATTCTGGGATATGCCCTTCCTCGAATTGCGCGGAGGTTCAGCAAGACCGTGTTCATTCTAACCCTCTGCCCGTAAGCTTTAGAAACACATCTTCAAGCGTGGGTTCATCCTTGTGGAGCGATACAATTTTACCGTTTTCCCTGTAAATCCCAGATACAACTTCGCCCACCACCGCATCATCCTTCGCCACCAATCTCAATTTTACCTTTCCATCCTGCTGGGATGCAGTGTGTCCCACAATGCCTTCAATCTTTCCTAGCCAGTCAAGTCTAATCGCTGGCTTAATTTCGAGGTTTATAGAAACATCTGATTTTACAAGCTTTTTAAGTTCTGAAGGGGTATCCAATGCGATTATTTTTCCTCTGTCAATTATTGCTATTCTATCGCAAAGCTCATCTGCCTCCATCATGTAGTGGGTCGTAAGCAGCACAGTTCTTTCCTTGTTTTCAGCAATCCATTCCTTCACGAACTTTCTTATCATTCTTGCCGTCTCCACATCCAGTCCCAGCGTTGGCTCATCGAGAAATACAATCATTGGTTCTGTCATGAAGCCCCTGATTATGTTCACTTTCTGCCTTTCGCCTGTTGAGAGGGCTCTCACCTTTCTTTTCGCAAGTTCTTGAATGCGAAGTCGTGCCAGCATTGAATTTATTCGTTCTGTTGCCACCTTGTTCGGGATTCCATAGAACTGGGAAAACATCCAGAGATTTTCAAAAACTGTGAGCAAACCATAGCCAGAGGTTTCACCGCCAGCTACCATGTTGATTATCGGCCTGATTTTCCGAAACTCCTTTTCCACTTCGTAGCCATAGACATAAGCTTTACCAGAGGTGGGAAGCAAAAGTGTGGTGAGAATTTTTATCAATGTGGTTTTGCCTGCCCCATTCGGTCCGAGCAAGCCAAACAATTCTCCTTTTTTTACCGTGAGATTTATGTCCTTGAGTGCATGAACGGTCTTGCCCTTGCTTCTGAAATCCCTGGAAAGGTTGACGCACTTAATTGCATCTGCGTGCATATGTTTGAGGAATAGGAAAAGCAGTAAATAACCTTTGTGATAGATGCTGAGAGAGCCAGAAAGGGGAGGAGAGAACAAAAAGTGGTAGGGGAGTTCAGCAAAATTGTACGGGAATGGATACAATTAATAGCGTGCGTGCCTTCTCTGTTTCGTGGCAGAAAACCTGAAGGACGAGATTAAGTATCTAACGAAAAGAATAGAAGAACTGGAAAAGCTTGTGGCATCACTGCTCAATCCATACAAAATGACTGCTGAGGCAATAGCCCAGACAAATACTCTTGCTGCAAACTATCTCAATCTTTTAAAACTATATCTCCAGTATGGCAAAGTCACCCCTGAGATTCTCCTCCCAGAGCTGAAGGACCCTATTGCTGCTGAAATCGTTTCTCTGCTTTTTGAAAAAAAGGAGGCAAACATATCTGAAATTGCCGAAGAATTGCGGAAACGGAGGGGCAAGGGTTCGAGAGCCACCGTTAGAACAAAGCTAAAGATGCTTCTGGAAATGGGTGCTGTGGAGAAAGTGGAGGGCAGAGGAAACAGATACAGGGTAGCAAGTGAATTGGTCAACAAGTGGCTAAAATTGCTCGGTTTGCTTAAGTAGTTGTGCAGCATTAAAAGAATTGGTGATAAAAATGCCCGAGCAAAACGAACAAAAGGAAAAGAGAATAAAAATTGATACGGACGATGAGAAAGATGTGGAGGAGCTGGAAAAAGTTCTATCAGTGGTTTCAGAGAAAGTACCGGCGTTGCTGAACGCACTCACGGATGTGCTCTATGGGAAGGAGCAATCCAAGAAGTTCGCGGAGGCCGTTGCGACATTCTACAAAACGCTTGTTGAAGCGGGGATGGACAAGAAGCAAGCATACGAACTAACATCCGAGTATATGGCAAATCTGAACATTGCTGGAAATCTCGGAGAACTGATGCGTGAGGGTCTCCATGGAGATGATGAAGATATTGATGAAGAAATTGAGAAGAAAGTAAAAGAAAAGGTCTCAAAGAAACTGGAGGAAGAAGATTGAGCAGAGCGGTGAAGGTCCTCTGCTTTATTCTGGCACATCTACCAGCCCTCTTTCTCCGCCTCATTTTTTGTTATTTGATACTGGGACATAGAAGAAGATGGGCTGTTTATCGATTCAGGAAGCAACTGCGAAAACATGGGATTCCTAGAGAGATTGCTGATAAACTCGCGATAGATTACGAGTCAATCATCACACTAAGCAGTTTGAAAAGGTTTTTAATCTGAGATTGTATTTCCTGCGGTGGTGAAAAGCATGGCAAAGAAACTGGTTTTTGGACCCACATTTGAGGAAATGCTTAATCCAGAGAAAATAAAGAAGGACATAAGGGCAAAGGCAATTGAGGCAAAAAAGAAAAAGGATGCTTTAAACCCAATAAATCTCTACAACATAACATGGGTTGATGAGAAAAACAGACCATACTATTTTGTGCTGCCAAAGCAATTAACTGGTGTTAAACCAAACATCGTAATTCTCTATGGAAAAGAATTTCCTACAGGTAGCCATAAGGTTGGGGCTACTTACTCCTGTGCAATTGAAAAGCAGGTGCATCGAGAGATAGAACCTGGTGTCCATAAACTTGTATGGCCATCTACAGGAAACTATGGCATCGGCGGTGCTTATGTCGGACCTAGAATGGGTTATGCGTCGATCGTAATTCTTCCAGAATTGATGTCAAAAGAGCGATTTGAGTTGATAAAATGGTACGGTGCAGATTACATTAAAACGCCTGGATGCGAGAGCAATGTGAAGGAAATCTACGATAAGGCAGAGGAACTGGCCGAAAAAGATAAGAAGATTCGTGTGCTGAACCAGTTTGCAGAGTTTGGGAATTACAGATTTCACTATTATGTGACTGGAAACACAATTTTGCATGTGGTAAAGGAATTGAAGGAACAAGGTATAGGGAACGGAAGAGTGGCTGCCTTTGTTTCGGCAATGGGCTCTGGAGGCACAATTGCTGCTGGCGAGCGAATAAAACAGGAGTTTTATGAGGCAAAAACAATAGGGCTTGAGCCAATCCAGTGCCCCACTATTTTCCTTAATGGCTTTGGTGGGCATGATATTCAGGGCATAGGGGATAAGCATGTCACATGGATACACAATGTGATGATGATGGACGCAATCATGTGCATTGATGACATTGAATGTAAACGTGGACTCCAACTTTTGAGTGAGCCAGGTGGAATGGAGTACCTGCGGAAAGAGCTTGGGATTCCAAAGCAAACGGTTGAGTTCATGTCCACAGTTTTTGGGATTTCAGGCATCTGCAACATAATTGGGGCAATAAAGACAGCGAAGTATTACGAAATGGATGAGGACGATGTGATATTTACGATTGCGACTGATTCAATTGACAGGTATTATTCTGTGCTTGCGGACATGAGGAAGAACTACGGTAAAATAGACAGAGCAAGTGCAAGGGCTGTGCACGAGACAGTGTTCAATCCGAAACTTGACTGGATAGAGGAGGCCACATTCCAGAGAAGGAAGCGATGGTTCAATTTGAAGTACTACACATGGGTTGAACAGCGGGGAAAAACAGTTGAAGAGCTTGTTGAAACCAGAAAACCAGAATTCTGGCTGAAACAACAGAAAATGGTAGAAGAAATTGACGAAAAAATTGTGGAAATGAGGGGCTTTTAGCTCGAGTTATGGTGAGCTAGTAGGATACACGAGAATTTTGTATTACAAGCAAGTATGACTCTGCTCTCAAACGAAGTAAAAAGAAGACAGTAGAGTATCTGTGGAAGGTTTACACTAGGAAGAATTATTCCACGGAGGAAAATGAAAGCGTTTGAGGAAATCGGAATACATTATGTGATGGCATTGCGGCGGAGCCTCCCAATAGTAAAATTGAAACCACATAACCAATATAATCATTACTTCATGTACAGAGAGCATGCACAGTGGTGGCGTCAGGGTAGATGGGAGGGACGCACAATCTATCACTACTTGGACAAATTTTTCTTTTTGTTTTTTAGTTTCTCTTTCTAGGATACTCAGATTAGATGTTTTTCATTACCAAAAAATTATTTTCAAAAATACTCTATGTACATTTTTGGCATGATTTATAAGTTGGATGTTATCCTTTCGGACGGTCAGTAAAACCTAGATATATAAATAAAATATGACCATAGTATAGTTAGCCATACAATCGATATTGAAATGTTTACTTTTGCACCTTTTAACCAGCTTTTTCTGATGTTTACCACTTTTCTGGAGATATAACGATAATG is a window encoding:
- a CDS encoding pyridoxal-phosphate dependent enzyme; this translates as MAKKLVFGPTFEEMLNPEKIKKDIRAKAIEAKKKKDALNPINLYNITWVDEKNRPYYFVLPKQLTGVKPNIVILYGKEFPTGSHKVGATYSCAIEKQVHREIEPGVHKLVWPSTGNYGIGGAYVGPRMGYASIVILPELMSKERFELIKWYGADYIKTPGCESNVKEIYDKAEELAEKDKKIRVLNQFAEFGNYRFHYYVTGNTILHVVKELKEQGIGNGRVAAFVSAMGSGGTIAAGERIKQEFYEAKTIGLEPIQCPTIFLNGFGGHDIQGIGDKHVTWIHNVMMMDAIMCIDDIECKRGLQLLSEPGGMEYLRKELGIPKQTVEFMSTVFGISGICNIIGAIKTAKYYEMDEDDVIFTIATDSIDRYYSVLADMRKNYGKIDRASARAVHETVFNPKLDWIEEATFQRRKRWFNLKYYTWVEQRGKTVEELVETRKPEFWLKQQKMVEEIDEKIVEMRGF